One window of the Actinomyces procaprae genome contains the following:
- a CDS encoding OmpA family protein, with protein MRNTTMYSPTTSAQLYRSGRTPVVLVAAGALALALAGCSGAGSTATPAQTPGGQEPAPQASVTESPQLSPSATADSALAVPGYQVGEVPPIPLFTLPDLGLLTASTGSLTPDLTGNIQSRPGITVSPARCDEAGLLAGGMTVVGGDGSVVTSDGDSSLVNDGEGGAVYQDGTVSIVNNGDGSGTYTDDTTSIVVETDGTGTYTDATLSVVVGDDGAGTYDNSATGESIVIGGDGSGVYSTLTVTITNEGDGSGTYTDLASGLSIVNEGDGTALVSRGVLSMEVGAEPLAPVGSVGSFPSIDAAQPVESCGTVITLEDGVLFDFGSAEIRADAAGTLEELAGLLQDAQVPTANVYGHTDSISDEDFNQALSENRAQAVVDALANKGVTASMEATGFGETRPVAPNENADGSDNPAGRQLNRRVEIYVPAF; from the coding sequence ATGAGGAACACCACCATGTATTCCCCGACTACTTCTGCTCAGCTGTACCGCTCCGGCCGTACGCCGGTGGTACTTGTCGCCGCCGGGGCCCTGGCACTGGCCCTGGCCGGCTGCTCCGGTGCCGGCTCGACGGCGACCCCAGCCCAGACCCCGGGCGGGCAGGAGCCCGCGCCGCAGGCATCAGTTACCGAGTCACCGCAGCTGAGCCCCTCCGCCACGGCCGACTCCGCCTTGGCCGTACCCGGCTATCAGGTCGGTGAGGTGCCGCCGATCCCGCTGTTCACACTGCCCGACCTTGGCCTGCTGACCGCATCCACGGGCAGCCTCACCCCGGACCTGACCGGGAACATCCAGTCCCGCCCGGGGATCACCGTCTCCCCGGCGCGCTGTGACGAGGCGGGGCTTCTGGCCGGCGGCATGACCGTCGTCGGCGGGGACGGCTCGGTAGTCACCTCGGACGGCGACTCCTCCCTGGTCAATGACGGCGAGGGCGGCGCCGTCTATCAGGACGGCACGGTGAGCATCGTCAACAACGGCGACGGCTCGGGTACGTACACCGATGACACCACCAGCATCGTGGTGGAGACCGACGGCACCGGCACCTACACGGATGCGACCCTCAGTGTCGTCGTCGGGGACGATGGCGCCGGAACGTATGACAATTCCGCCACCGGGGAGTCGATTGTGATCGGTGGCGACGGCTCGGGCGTGTACTCCACCCTGACCGTCACCATCACCAATGAGGGAGATGGCTCCGGCACGTACACGGATCTCGCATCCGGACTGAGCATTGTCAACGAGGGCGACGGCACCGCGCTGGTCAGCCGGGGCGTGCTGAGCATGGAGGTCGGCGCCGAACCACTGGCCCCAGTGGGGAGCGTCGGGTCCTTCCCGAGCATTGACGCGGCCCAGCCGGTCGAGTCCTGCGGGACGGTCATCACCCTGGAGGACGGGGTTCTGTTCGACTTCGGCTCCGCCGAGATCCGTGCCGATGCCGCTGGCACCTTGGAGGAGCTCGCCGGCCTGCTCCAGGATGCGCAAGTGCCGACCGCCAACGTGTACGGGCACACGGACTCGATCTCGGATGAGGACTTCAACCAGGCCCTTTCCGAGAATCGTGCCCAGGCCGTTGTTGACGCGCTGGCCAACAAGGGCGTGACCGCCTCAATGGAGGCGACGGGCTTCGGCGAGACTCGGCCGGTGGCGCCCAATGAGAATGCGGACGGCTCGGACAACCCGGCCGGCCGTCAGCTCAACCGCCGCGTGGAGATCTACGTGCCGGCCTTCTGA
- a CDS encoding DNA polymerase III subunit delta', whose amino-acid sequence MTVWDDVVGQERVVAAFRAAAEAARAVVAARAGDGGQAPSARPTAPENADAAPAAVANVDTSAMTHAWLVTGPPGSGRSVAARAFAAALQCTGEIPGCGRCKSCREVMSGAHPDVVRMATEKLLITMDEVKTLIGQAQRRPWTGRWRVILVEDADRMAERTTNVLLKSIEEPPPQTVWILCTPSADDVLPTIRSRCRLVTLRIPPADAVAELLVRRDGADPDLAARAARASQSHIGLARHLATDAGAWERRRRLLLAPISLRSVGDAVLAAADLVDAAEEEAKTATAERDAAEKAALMRALGLEEGGRVPPSLRAQVRQLEEDQKRRARRARTDVLDRAMIDLLSFYRDVLAAQLGSDVEQVNIDLSDAVAQVAAATGQQQSLARISAIEECRGRLRSNAAPLLAVESLMVQLRPQA is encoded by the coding sequence ATGACCGTTTGGGACGACGTTGTCGGCCAGGAGCGCGTCGTCGCCGCCTTCCGGGCCGCCGCTGAGGCCGCCCGCGCCGTCGTCGCCGCCCGCGCAGGAGACGGCGGCCAGGCTCCATCCGCCCGGCCGACGGCGCCGGAGAACGCCGACGCAGCACCTGCCGCCGTGGCCAACGTTGACACCTCTGCCATGACCCACGCCTGGCTGGTGACCGGCCCGCCCGGCTCCGGCCGGAGCGTGGCCGCCCGCGCTTTCGCCGCAGCCCTGCAGTGCACCGGTGAGATACCCGGCTGCGGGCGGTGCAAGTCCTGCCGCGAGGTGATGAGCGGCGCCCACCCCGACGTGGTGCGCATGGCCACCGAGAAGCTCCTGATCACCATGGATGAGGTCAAGACGCTGATCGGCCAGGCGCAGCGCCGCCCCTGGACCGGCCGCTGGCGGGTGATCCTGGTTGAGGATGCCGACCGCATGGCGGAGCGCACCACCAATGTGCTGCTGAAGTCGATTGAGGAGCCCCCGCCGCAGACGGTGTGGATCCTGTGCACGCCCAGTGCCGACGACGTTCTGCCCACCATCCGCTCACGCTGCCGCCTGGTCACCCTGCGCATCCCGCCGGCCGACGCCGTCGCCGAGCTGCTGGTGCGCCGTGACGGCGCCGACCCGGACCTGGCGGCCCGTGCCGCCCGCGCCAGCCAGTCCCACATCGGGCTCGCCCGGCACCTGGCCACCGATGCCGGCGCCTGGGAGCGGCGCCGGCGCCTCCTGCTCGCCCCCATCTCCCTGCGCAGTGTGGGCGACGCCGTGCTCGCCGCCGCCGACCTGGTCGATGCGGCGGAGGAGGAGGCCAAGACGGCCACCGCGGAGCGCGACGCCGCCGAGAAGGCGGCGCTGATGCGGGCGCTCGGGCTGGAGGAGGGCGGGCGGGTACCGCCTTCTTTGCGCGCGCAGGTCCGGCAGCTGGAGGAGGACCAGAAGCGGCGTGCCCGCCGTGCCCGCACGGACGTGCTCGATCGGGCGATGATCGACCTGCTGTCCTTCTACCGGGATGTGCTGGCCGCCCAGCTCGGCAGCGACGTCGAGCAGGTGAACATAGACCTGTCGGACGCCGTGGCCCAGGTCGCCGCCGCCACCGGGCAGCAGCAGTCGCTGGCGCGCATCAGTGCCATTGAGGAGTGCCGCGGCCGATTGCGTT
- a CDS encoding sensor histidine kinase: protein MSAAEPRDMRGAPPGGGRPEAGSGGDRRGGRGRLWLWWVCGVVGVVALTILAQLLWSGLSLYVTVRVPVVVGTAGAVVLLIAALAVLIRIRRRAAVRRLRESVQAESRTRHRQFLQRLDHELKNPLTAVRAAVADASRTAGPAVAADLEVVDAQSRRMSRLLTDLRKLAELETAPLALEEVDLAETVQDAVSAVIEEAAGRGAAVRVRLDLPAVPWPLPHVRGDGDLLYSAVYNVIANAAKYTPEGGAVEVRGREEAGAVTIEVADTGIGVPEADLERVFHELERAGNAGGLPGSGLGLALVRTIVDRHGGRVRMASREGVGTRVWLTLPVAGPPRSVPLPPE, encoded by the coding sequence ATGAGCGCCGCCGAGCCACGAGACATGCGTGGGGCACCGCCGGGAGGCGGACGGCCCGAGGCCGGCTCCGGGGGTGACAGGCGGGGCGGGCGTGGCCGCCTGTGGCTGTGGTGGGTGTGTGGCGTCGTCGGCGTCGTGGCGCTGACGATCCTGGCGCAGCTGCTGTGGAGCGGATTGAGCCTGTACGTGACCGTCCGCGTGCCCGTGGTCGTGGGGACGGCAGGGGCGGTGGTGCTGCTCATCGCCGCACTGGCCGTGCTCATCCGCATCCGTCGGCGCGCCGCCGTCCGGCGCCTGCGCGAGTCCGTGCAGGCGGAGTCCCGCACCCGCCACCGCCAGTTCCTCCAGCGTCTAGACCATGAGCTGAAGAACCCACTGACGGCGGTGCGCGCCGCCGTCGCCGACGCCTCCCGTACCGCCGGCCCGGCCGTGGCCGCCGACCTGGAGGTGGTGGACGCCCAGTCGCGGCGGATGAGCCGCCTGCTCACCGACCTGCGCAAGCTCGCCGAGTTGGAGACCGCCCCGCTCGCCCTGGAGGAGGTCGATCTGGCCGAGACGGTCCAGGACGCGGTCTCCGCCGTAATCGAGGAGGCGGCCGGGCGCGGCGCCGCCGTGCGAGTGCGCCTGGACCTGCCGGCCGTGCCCTGGCCACTGCCGCATGTGCGCGGTGACGGCGATCTGCTCTACTCCGCCGTCTACAACGTGATCGCCAACGCGGCCAAGTACACCCCGGAGGGTGGCGCCGTTGAGGTGCGCGGCCGGGAGGAGGCCGGCGCCGTCACCATCGAGGTGGCCGACACCGGTATCGGCGTGCCCGAGGCGGACCTGGAACGGGTCTTCCACGAGTTGGAGCGCGCCGGCAATGCGGGCGGCCTGCCGGGCTCCGGGCTGGGCCTGGCCCTGGTGCGCACCATTGTCGACCGGCACGGCGGGCGGGTGCGCATGGCCTCCCGCGAGGGGGTGGGCACCCGGGTTTGGCTGACGCTTCCGGTGGCCGGTCCGCCCCGCAGCGTCCCGCTTCCACCCGAATGA
- the tmk gene encoding dTMP kinase, protein MNLSAFASVPPAHAHPGLFISFEGGDGVGKTTQIERLSALLEAAHIEFRRTREPGGTELGAQIRRLLLHGGQVSPRAEALLYAADRAHHVATVVRPALGRGEVVLTDRYLDSSVAYQGAARALGPQEVRDLSLWATDGLLPDLTILLDADPAVGSARAGARGCRDRLEREPDAFHAALREEFLVLARQEPERIEVVAADRPVEEVAAEVAGLVERLISARGTSAQLKAFRAAARLEA, encoded by the coding sequence GTGAACTTGTCCGCTTTCGCCTCGGTGCCGCCCGCGCACGCCCATCCCGGCCTGTTCATCTCCTTCGAAGGTGGCGACGGAGTCGGCAAGACCACCCAGATTGAGCGTTTGAGCGCGCTGCTGGAGGCTGCCCACATCGAATTCCGGCGCACTCGCGAGCCCGGCGGCACCGAGCTGGGGGCACAGATCCGTCGGCTGCTGTTGCACGGCGGCCAGGTGAGCCCGCGGGCCGAGGCCCTGCTGTACGCCGCGGACCGCGCCCATCACGTCGCCACGGTGGTGCGCCCCGCCCTCGGCCGCGGCGAGGTGGTGCTCACCGACCGCTACCTGGACTCCTCGGTGGCCTACCAGGGCGCGGCCCGTGCGCTTGGCCCGCAGGAGGTGCGCGACCTGTCCCTGTGGGCCACCGACGGCCTGCTGCCCGACCTGACCATTCTGCTCGACGCCGACCCTGCCGTCGGTTCCGCGCGCGCCGGTGCACGTGGGTGCCGGGACCGGCTGGAGCGCGAGCCCGACGCCTTCCATGCCGCCCTGCGCGAGGAGTTCCTGGTACTGGCGCGGCAGGAGCCCGAACGCATCGAGGTCGTCGCCGCTGACCGGCCCGTGGAGGAGGTGGCCGCGGAGGTGGCCGGGCTCGTCGAGCGCCTTATCTCCGCTCGTGGCACGAGCGCACAGCTGAAGGCCTTCCGCGCCGCCGCTAGGCTGGAGGCGTGA
- a CDS encoding response regulator transcription factor has product MPRPAPPAASAAPVPAIAPTATVLLVDDEAPILTSLGSYLERSGYRVMRASDGVEALGLLAAYDIDIIVSDVLMPRMDGRELVRRVRAGGTWTPIILLTQVDATYERVSALDDGADDYLSKPFDPAELTSRIRAVLRRTRGVGQPLTAAPRLVSGELALDRAGRRVTLAGRELSLTPKAITLLDFLMSHPGELHTREALLSALWGIDFVSSTRAVDHRIREIRRALGDDAANPTYIETVPQGGYRFRAEVHA; this is encoded by the coding sequence CGACGACGAGGCCCCCATCCTCACCTCACTGGGCTCCTACCTGGAGCGCAGCGGCTACCGGGTGATGCGCGCGAGTGACGGCGTGGAGGCACTCGGCCTGCTAGCCGCCTACGACATCGACATCATCGTCAGCGACGTGCTCATGCCCCGCATGGACGGCCGCGAGCTGGTGCGGCGGGTGCGGGCGGGCGGCACCTGGACCCCGATCATCCTGCTCACCCAGGTAGACGCCACCTACGAGCGCGTCTCCGCCCTGGACGACGGCGCCGACGACTACCTTTCCAAGCCCTTCGACCCCGCCGAGCTGACCTCCCGTATTCGCGCCGTCCTGCGCCGCACCCGCGGGGTGGGGCAGCCACTGACCGCTGCGCCCCGGCTGGTGTCCGGGGAACTCGCCCTGGACCGGGCCGGCCGCCGCGTCACCCTGGCCGGCCGTGAACTGTCACTTACCCCCAAGGCCATCACCCTGCTCGACTTCCTGATGAGCCACCCCGGCGAGCTGCACACCCGCGAGGCGCTGCTGTCCGCCCTGTGGGGCATCGACTTCGTCTCCTCCACGCGCGCCGTCGACCACCGCATCCGCGAGATCCGTCGGGCTCTGGGCGACGACGCCGCCAACCCCACCTACATCGAGACGGTGCCCCAGGGCGGCTACCGCTTCCGTGCCGAGGTGCACGCATGA